The genomic region cattcttcccttttctttttccactatccttcacaaccacattaacacatgtcttccttacccaacacatgtccctcataagccgtcattctccatgtcataacttctggtaacttacgtatcaagaccgtctcacatataaaagaatgcgttaagactcaaaacatacatgtgtatataccctacgactcaaaataatgtaaaaacatagccaccgactcaaaaaaaaagtaagaacatagccaccgactcaaagtggccgtccaatgaggtactcggtcgagtacacagcatactaggtcgagtacaaggtactcggtcgagtaactatactactcggccgagttttcgactccagaagcaaactctaTTGTCGCAGAagtattactcggtcgagtattgggaatactcggccgagtagaccttactcggtcgagtatgagactactcgaccgagttcacgacttcagacgctaaacagtattatcacagagagattacttggccgaatatggaatactcggtcgagtataaaagatactcggccgagtagggactactcggtcgagtatcggcgcagttctcagcaccgtccagttttcataaaacagtcatatctcactcgttacttggtcgttttgggcgtgtgacctatcgttagaatcgtaaaaagacaagctatcacctccaattagaattacagcaatatcatttctagaactcaacttatgacagttttaagacaacccttccataatcgatcttcatacaaatcaaatttttctcaaccaaaacaatttgaacatgcataaggcaacaacaacagCTCAATACTTCCAGAAACCAGTACATAGATGCacttttatcatactcacatgaaaattaaacacgacataaacttacgataacatacttaagcatgcaattctatatACCATGCATCGCTACCCAAAGTTAAGCATATTACGTCATAAATCTGaaagccacatagtaaacacgtaACATGCCAATACTTTTCATGCCAAAACCGTTTCAACTGATTTCACACATCAATTCCACCATGCCTTTCTACCACTTCCACAATCTCCTTCACAAATTTTCACACATTACACCTCCTACCACATGTTCCAAGCATTCAATTTCGACACACCACACCCATGAATCAAATAAACACACAACACAGTTCCCCCCATGACCGGCTTGAGTTTGTGAGGGCCAtaatgcgactccgggacgtctaccaagtccttgcggtagctccaaacaactctccccgggttcattttatttagactccctaagttcattgggttcattagttttaggtgctagaatcttcggctctgataccactttgtaacaccctcacataccaaggtaccttaccaaggactaccctagcatgaaaggctgttaccatctcggtttcccgaggttagtatatcaaagttaccaattccaaacaacctttattgaCGTAcaaagagttagcgattacaagtttacaacaccaaaccaaagtaaaagtataaaggctcaatacaactgaaatcacagacagctaaactcgtaatagcggaagctagactcgaagtgatgactcccaatGACTGTCCCaaagctaaacatctgcattacctgtcataatctgctcaccatctacggatggatcaccgcaggttttacaaaacaataacacggggtcagtaccgttcaatcaagataagacaaacagataatgtaaccagctgatcatcctccaataTCCCCggtctcacacagtaaccgactacacactgaagtgtgtagccctgccagattacccatcgcaacaggtaatcctcgccgccagtgggtgaccgcagcccatccccacctagtccagctcatcaacgagcgactaacaatccctgtcccttaatgtgcacatcccctcccgtgacgggttccacggatggcgaactagggtgtgaagccactcccgcaagtgactccaccacaatcacacaacaccacagcatcacagctgtcacaacaccacaaccgtgaCAACTAAACCACATCACTaccgtcatcacaacacccatactccgatgatcagcagataataacaattacaacacaagcacagtcttaaatcaattaacagtaactgagtagggaaaccctatcttttcgcaatccgctacgctgtaATCAATCATAaaaatgcacaactagtaacacatcatcacctacaacaacgataatcaacaatcaacaacatatgaTGACCAGAACCCTAGACCCCCAAAgtaaccaaattagggtttgttaacttataagaatgacaatagatgaacaaggataagacacttactacggcgattgacacggaatgagatgctagaacccacaatcgacgaccattgacttggaattgatgaagatgattagaggagaatgaacgtagtttatgtttttggggagaaatgattttagaaaatGACGAACgatataacctctaatcatttaAATCAAAcccgcggaaataatacccgtcaggccggatactcggtcgagtatagggtatactcggccgagtatcttctactcagtcgagtattacccatactcggccgagtattcctgggcagaatccaaacagaatacccaacacactttactcgaccgagtaggtcatactcggtcgagtaccagcctataaaatccgtagtattacatcgAGAGACAATGACGAGAATGATACCGTGACTGCCATGATAGAGAAGCTGCGACTGGTTGCGATTGGGTTGAAGAGGAAGAAGGATGGTGAAGTGACAGGGGGCGGTAGTGGTGGTAGGGAGGAGATCGGGGTGGGGGTCTTGCTGTAAGGAAAGCGGTTGGGGAAAAGGAGGGGATATTGCTGTGGTCGTGGAGGGAAATGCTTCGTTGTTAAGGAgcagtggggggggggggggaggaagAGATGGGAGGTAGGAACGAGGGTAATGGTGGTGTGGGCAGCGAGGATGGAGGAAGCATGGGAGTGAGGAGGGAAGAGGATAGGGAGCTGACTGTGGGGACGGTGAATGGTAGTGAGGCAGGAGGGCATGATTTGTTGATGGGTGGTAATATTCAGGTGATGTTGAGTAGAGAGAAAAAAAAGGGGTAGTAAGGGAATGAGCTGGACAAGATGGGAGAGGAACGTGGGGGAAGGAGCTGCTGGCTCGCCTGTTGATGATGGGGGCTTGAATGCTTCTAGGAAACGGGGTAGGGCGGAGGGTGCTGGAGTTACTGTTGTGAAACGACTGAGGCTTGATTCAGACAGGGGCGTCTTAATACCTGAGGCGATGGTTGACGTGGatcaaccccgccgggcccaatgaatTACTTAAGCATTAACTGTCGGGGCTTGGGCAATCCCGACAGTGTGAGTGCTCTCCGTGAGCTGGTACGGAGAGAAGCCCCGACCATTCTTTTTTTGTCTGAAACGAAATTAAGTGGTCGTGAGATAAAGAGGGTGAGGGAACGGTTGGATGGCTATTTTGGGGTCGAAGTGGATAGTATGGGTTGTGCAGGTAGGCTAGCTTTTCTCTGGAAAAAGGAGATTGACTGTACTTTTGTGTCTGTTTCGGTCCATCATATGGAGTTTGTCGTGAGGGGTACGGAAGGAGAATGGAGAGTGACCGAATTCTATGGGTGGCTAGCTGTTAATGATCGTCACTTGTCTTGGGAGTTGCTGCGGGTCTTAAATAACCAATCTTCGCTCCCTTGGCTTTGCTTGGGTGATTATAATGAAGTGTTGTTTGCTACTGAGATGAAGGGTGGAAGCCGACCACAATGGCAAATGAATAATTTTCAAGCGGCAGTGGATGACTATGGTCTTCAAGATCTTCCTTGGGTGGGCTATAATTTCTCCTACGATAATGGGCAAGCCGGTGAAGAGAATAGACAAAGTATGATTGATAGAGAAATGGGTAATGGGAGTTGGTTCGAGTTATTCCCGTATGCAAAATTACATTATTTGAATCGGGAATGGTCGGACCACGCTCCGATTAAGGTCGTCTTGAATGGGAAAGCTCCAGTGGCGGAACGGGCTCGTGTATTTAGATTCGAGCAAATTTGGGTGGGTAGTGAGGGATGTGAGGAAGCTGTGGAGATGGGGGTGATAAAGGGGTGTGGAAATTTGGCAAATATTGTTAATAAATGTACAACTGAACTCAAAGCTTGGAAAAAAACAAATATCTCACAAATTGGTTGTGATATTTCCAGGAAACGAGCTCAATTGGCCCGCTTGAATGAAGGCGACAGAGAGGAGGACAACGTGGCTAGGAGGAGGAAATTAGTGGCGGAAATTTTTGACCTTCGAAGGCAAGAGGAGCAATATTGGCGCCAACGATCCCGGGCTTTGTGGCTGAAAGATGGGGACCGGAATACGAAATTATTTCATAATAGGGCAGAGGAGCGGAAACGTAAAAATTAAATTGCTTGTCTGACTGATGATGCGGGTACTATTCACGTGGGAGATGAAGCGGTGGCGAATGTGGCTGTAGGTTATTTTCAAGAGCTGTTTACTTCCTCGAGGCCGACTGACAGGGACGAGGTCTTTGATGGGTTTGAGCGAAGGGTTACTGGCCCTATGAATGCTATTCTTCGACAGGAATACAACGAAGACGAGGTGGTGGAGGCTCTTAATCAGATGCACCCCTTGAAAGCTTTAGGTCCAGACGGTATGAATGTCCTTTTCTATCAGACTTATTGGAAGACTATTGGCCCTTTTGTTACTGGAGATGGTTCTTGAAATTCTTCTTGGAGAACGTTCACCTGTGGAATTTAATAGACTAATATAGTCCTTATTCCTAAAAAGAAAGCGCCCGATAAAATCCGGGATTTTAGGCCTATCAGTCTCTGTAATGTGGTGTATAAATTGGTGTCGAAGGTTCTAGCAAATCGGTTGAAGCAATTTCTGAATGAGATAGTTTCCGTTAATCAAAGTGCATTTACTCCGGGGCGAGCAATTTCTGATAATGTCATGATAGCCTTCGAAATTTTTCATCATATGAAGCAGTCGAGGAGTGCTGAGGGCTTTATGGCTTTGAAGCTTGACATGGCGAAGACATATGACCGCGTGGAATGGGTGTTTTTGAGGCGTGTGTTAGCTGCATTGGGGTTCGATAGGGCGTGGGTAGCAAGGGTCATGGAGTGTGTGACGACTGTCTCTTTTACGGTTATGATAAATGGTGATCCTTCGGAGGAATTTCAATCGGCCCAAGGACTTCGACAAGGTGACCCTATTTCCCCGTATCTTTTTATTTTGTGTGCGAAAGTCCTATCTCACCAAATGAGGCGAGCTGCGGAAGTAGGGTCTCTCCACGGGGTCCGAATCGCGAGTACAGCCCCTGCGGTCTCCCATCTATTATTTGCAGATGATAGTCTCTTTTTTACTAAGGCAAGCTGTGAAGAGGCCGATATAATTACTGATATTTTACGAAGATATGAGAGGGCGTCAGGGCAGCTCGTTAATTTGGATAAGACTACGGTCTCATTTAGTCGAGGGGTTACGGTCGAGAGACAAAGTGTGATTGCGAGCAGACTAGGTGTAACGGTTGTGGAGGAACATCATCGATATCTTGGGCTCCCTACGGTAATTGGTCGATCTAAAAAAGTCTTAACGGATATTTTGCGAGATAAATTAAGCAAATGTCTTCAAGGATGGCGTGGGAAAATTTTATCTAGGGCTGGTAAGGAGGTTCTTTTAAAGGCAGttgccaattcactccctacctatgtgatgatTATTTTTAAAATTCCTGCTAATTTCTATGACGAACTTAGAACTATGATGTCTCGCTTCTGGTGGAACCATGATGAAAGGAAGAATGGTATTAGTTGGGTGGCGTGGAAGAAGCTGTGTCGACCAAAACGCATGGGGGGAATGGGGTTTCGGGATTTCAAGCTTTTTAATTTAGCTTTACTCGGGAAACAAGCTTGGCGTCTTACTACGGAGAGAGGAAGTTTACGGGAGCAAGTTATGCGAGCTCGTTATTACCCTTATGGGTGCTTTCTCACGACGAGTATTGGCTCGAACCTGAGCTACGTGTGGCGTGGAATTGTCGGGGCCAGGGCTGGTTTGGGCAAGGGGCTTAGGAGGAGGATTGGGGACGGGTTGTCAACTAAGCTGTGGCAGGATGCTTGGCTGCCGCACACTCCCTCTGGGAGAATTCTGTCGCCTTGCTCTCCGGGTAATGAGGAATTGTTGGTTGGCTAGCTATTAGACGCGGATGGTGGCTGGAACGAGGGAAAGCTCATAGAGTTGCTGTTACCTTTCGAAGTTAGCCGGGTGTTGAATGTAAGAATTAACCCGAATAGGCCAAGTGACATTTGGTATTGGAAACCGGAGAAGGATAGGTGTTATACGGTGAAATCGGCCTATCATGTGCTCACAGGAGAGGAGTATATTGATGTGGGAGGGGCGTCGGATAGGGAAAGGGAACGATGGCTCTGGAATCGACTTTGGAATACTCCGGTGTGGCCCCGAGTCAAGCTCTTCTTTTGGCAGCTGTGAAGCGAGGCTCTAGCGACAAGAGCGAATATTGCATCACGAGTAAGAGGTGAGAATTCTTTTTGTTCCTTTTGCAATTCGTTTTTTGAAACTAGCATTCATCTTTTTAAAGATTGCCATGTAGCTAAGCAGGTATGGGAAGGTTTGGATGTCGATGTTGGGGAGAATAGGGCTGGGAATGGAGTTAGGGACTGGGTGGAGGATCGGTGGAAGGCTCTTGGAGT from Silene latifolia isolate original U9 population chromosome 3, ASM4854445v1, whole genome shotgun sequence harbors:
- the LOC141649788 gene encoding uncharacterized protein LOC141649788, which gives rise to MGCAGRLAFLWKKEIDCTFVSVSVHHMEFVVRGTEGEWRVTEFYGWLAVNDRHLSWELLRVLNNQSSLPWLCLGDYNEVLFATEMKGGSRPQWQMNNFQAAVDDYGLQDLPWVGYNFSYDNGQAGEENRQSMIDREMGNGSWFELFPYAKLHYLNREWSDHAPIKVVLNGKAPVAERARVFRFEQIWVGSEGCEEAVEMGVIKGCGNLANIVNKCTTELKAWKKTNISQIGCDISRKRAQLARLNEGDREEDNVARRRKLVAEIFDLRRQEEQYWRQRSRALWLKDGDRNTKLFHNRAEERKRYFQELFTSSRPTDRDEVFDGFERRVTGPMNAILRQEYNEDEVVEALNQMHPLKALGPDVLIPKKKAPDKIRDFRPISLCNVVYKLVSKVLANRLKQFLNEIVSVNQSAFTPGRAISDNVMIAFEIFHHMKQSRSAEGFMALKLDMAKTYDRVEWVFLRRVLAALGFDRAWVARVMECVTTVSFTVMINGDPSEEFQSAQGLRQGDPISPYLFILCAKVLSHQMRRAAEVGSLHGVRIASTAPAVSHLLFADDSLFFTKASCEEADIITDILRRYERASGQLVNLDKTTVSFSRGVTVERQSVIASRLGVTVVEEHHRYLGLPTVIGRSKKVLTDILRDKLSKCLQGWRGKILSRAGKEVLLKAVANSLPTYVMIIFKIPANFYDELRTMMSRFWWNHDERKNGISWVAWKKLCRPKRMGGMGFRDFKLFNLALLGKQAWRLTTERGSLREQVMRARYYPYGCFLTTSIGSNLSYVWRGIVGARAGLGKGLRRRIGDGLSTKLWQDAWLPHTPSGRILSPCSPGNEELLVG